Proteins found in one Colletes latitarsis isolate SP2378_abdomen chromosome 8, iyColLati1, whole genome shotgun sequence genomic segment:
- the LOC143344910 gene encoding protein FAM114A2 isoform X1 — protein sequence MATSESDDFESADEEINHDTCGKRSIQTQQWYSPTAIDSESDDDAEYVPQTSYMNTIYNKQAQKCIGMVLDKTKYYKDIPKKNINIAVKGTCNYDKDEQLTTDIEKTSESTNNMDTFSNSQELNCAQTDTSIVTSKLNENDKEINFGNNKIDTSSVKNIDTEIPLRLTTSSSNETETVDNQQALSTETLRTEVTQSNNLVTDRCTIIRNVNQDDISTRGKTVSCKEASIADELSELEMPEEMKSDKKFKEVFKPEGWEGLGSEIELPEELTEEKLQPILKRLSLVGQETQNSSKGWSWGNWDVNSLINTASAGVSTLTSHVSHGLTLLEESITIPKESTFTKTEGPEDRAINDDNTEQSEELSSFGFGNLMSGVSSITKLVESTGSKVMTGGLDTLEAIGKKTMEVLQEGDPGLKRKRAFFMNEAEKPILSQVLREAKEKAETIEKTIEEKQNMRKIHFESLFDDYQGLVHLEALEMLSKQSNIKIQQYLNSLNITELNSIQETLAEVKELCELDDSEEKEDRVDDLKFRLEEACNDLGIIITYEKLHNICEEFEAYLSLPVVHTDREIFEHAISVLAQFTAFSMERFHKTAELLLIKEHRSTVNEADALVHLTHILTSQVGILANSYCSSLHALLEASDKPDIIKSNITTIFMEASNASSYIQDAFKLLIPIIQVGAI from the exons ATGGCAACGTCTGAAAGCGATGATTTTGAAAGTGCAGACGAGGAGATTAACCATGATACCTGTGGAAAAAGAAGTATTCAAACGCAACAGTGGTATTCACCGACAGCGATAGATTCGGAATCTGACGATGATGCGGAATACGTACCTCAAACGTCTTATATGAATacaatttataataaacaggCACAAAAATGCATAGGTATGGTATTAGATAAAACGAAATATTACAAAGACATACCGAAGAAGAATATAAATATCGCTGTTAAAGGTACATGTAATTATGACAAAGATGAACAATTAACAACCGATATCGAGAAGACTTCTGAAAGTACCAATAATATGGATACATTTTCCAATTCACAAGAATTGAACTGTGCGCAAacagatacaagtatcgtaactTCGAAACTGAACGAAAAcgataaagaaataaatttcgGTAACAATAAAATAGATACATCGTCGGTAAAAAATATCGATACGGAAATTCCTCTTAGACTAACCACGAGTTCATCTAATGAGACAGAGACAGTTGATAATCAACAAGCGTTAAGCACAGAGACATTAAGAACTGAAGTTACACAGAGTAATAATCTTGTGACTGATAGATGTACTATAATAAGAAATGTTAATCAAGATGATATATCGACTAGAGGAAAAACTGTTTCATGTAAAGAAGCATCGATAGCAGACGAGTTGTCTGAATTAGAAATGCCGGAAGAAATGAAATCGGACAAGAAGTTTAAAGAAGTGTTTAAACCCGAAGGATGGGAAGGGCTTGGAAGTGAAATTGAATTACCAGAGGAATTAACTGAAGAAAAATTACAACCAATATTAAAAAGACTGTCATTGGTAGGACAAGAAACACAGAATTCTTCCAAAGGATGGAGTTGGGGTAACTGGGATGTAAATTCTTTAATCAATACAGCTAGTGCAGGAGTTTCTACGTTAACTAGTCATGTATCGCATGGACTTACGCTTTTAGAAGAATCAATTACTATACCCAAGGAATCAACTTTCACTAAGACAGAGGGTCCAGAAGATCGTGCAATCAATG ATGATAATACAGAGCAGTCTGAGGAACTTTCTTCATTTGGATTTGGAAACCTTATGTCAGGCGTATCTTCTATAACAAAATTGGTTGAATCAACTGGAAGCAAAGTTATGACCGGTGGATTAGATACATTGGAAGCCATTGGTAAGAAAACAATGGAAGTTTTACAAGAAGGTGATCCaggtttaaaaagaaaaagggcCTTTTTCATGAACGAAGCGGAAAAACCAATTCTATCGCAAGTTCTTCGAGAAGCTAAAGAAAAAGCCGAGACCATTGAAAAAACGATCGAAGAAAAGCAAAACATGAGAAAAATACACTTTGAAAGCCTTTTCGATGATTATCAAGGCCTTGTTCACTTAGAAGCATTAGAAATGTTATCGAAACAaagtaatattaaaatacaacagTATTTGAACAGTTTAAATATAACTGAATTAAATTCTATTCAAGAAACATTAGCAGAAGTTAAAGAACTATGTGAATTAGATGACAGCGAGGAAAAAGAGGATAGAGtggacgatttaaaatttagaCTAGAAGAAGCTTGTAATGATCTTGGAATTATTATTACATACGAAAAGTTGCATAAT ATCTGCGAAGAATTTGAAGCTTATCTCTCACTGCCTGTAGTACATACTGATCGAGAAATATTTGAACATGCTATTTCTGTTTTGGCGCAATTCACAGCCTTTTCTATGGAAAGATTTCATAAAACTGCAGAATTACTTTTAATTAAAGAACACAGAAGCACCGTCAACGAGGCAGATGCATTAGTTCATTTGACGCATATTCTAACCAGTCAAGTTGGAATACTTGCCAATTCTTATTGTAGTTCTTTACATGCACTTTTAGAAGCTTCAGACAAACCAGACATTATTAAAAGTAATATAACAACAATTTTTATGGAG GCTTCAAATGCAAGTTCATATATTCAAGATGCCTTTAAACTGTTAATTCCTATTATACAAGTTGGTGCTATTTAG
- the LOC143344910 gene encoding protein FAM114A2 isoform X2 yields MATSESDDFESADEEINHDTCGKRSIQTQQWYSPTAIDSESDDDAEYVPQTSYMNTIYNKQAQKCIGTCNYDKDEQLTTDIEKTSESTNNMDTFSNSQELNCAQTDTSIVTSKLNENDKEINFGNNKIDTSSVKNIDTEIPLRLTTSSSNETETVDNQQALSTETLRTEVTQSNNLVTDRCTIIRNVNQDDISTRGKTVSCKEASIADELSELEMPEEMKSDKKFKEVFKPEGWEGLGSEIELPEELTEEKLQPILKRLSLVGQETQNSSKGWSWGNWDVNSLINTASAGVSTLTSHVSHGLTLLEESITIPKESTFTKTEGPEDRAINDDNTEQSEELSSFGFGNLMSGVSSITKLVESTGSKVMTGGLDTLEAIGKKTMEVLQEGDPGLKRKRAFFMNEAEKPILSQVLREAKEKAETIEKTIEEKQNMRKIHFESLFDDYQGLVHLEALEMLSKQSNIKIQQYLNSLNITELNSIQETLAEVKELCELDDSEEKEDRVDDLKFRLEEACNDLGIIITYEKLHNICEEFEAYLSLPVVHTDREIFEHAISVLAQFTAFSMERFHKTAELLLIKEHRSTVNEADALVHLTHILTSQVGILANSYCSSLHALLEASDKPDIIKSNITTIFMEASNASSYIQDAFKLLIPIIQVGAI; encoded by the exons ATGGCAACGTCTGAAAGCGATGATTTTGAAAGTGCAGACGAGGAGATTAACCATGATACCTGTGGAAAAAGAAGTATTCAAACGCAACAGTGGTATTCACCGACAGCGATAGATTCGGAATCTGACGATGATGCGGAATACGTACCTCAAACGTCTTATATGAATacaatttataataaacaggCACAAAAATGCATAG GTACATGTAATTATGACAAAGATGAACAATTAACAACCGATATCGAGAAGACTTCTGAAAGTACCAATAATATGGATACATTTTCCAATTCACAAGAATTGAACTGTGCGCAAacagatacaagtatcgtaactTCGAAACTGAACGAAAAcgataaagaaataaatttcgGTAACAATAAAATAGATACATCGTCGGTAAAAAATATCGATACGGAAATTCCTCTTAGACTAACCACGAGTTCATCTAATGAGACAGAGACAGTTGATAATCAACAAGCGTTAAGCACAGAGACATTAAGAACTGAAGTTACACAGAGTAATAATCTTGTGACTGATAGATGTACTATAATAAGAAATGTTAATCAAGATGATATATCGACTAGAGGAAAAACTGTTTCATGTAAAGAAGCATCGATAGCAGACGAGTTGTCTGAATTAGAAATGCCGGAAGAAATGAAATCGGACAAGAAGTTTAAAGAAGTGTTTAAACCCGAAGGATGGGAAGGGCTTGGAAGTGAAATTGAATTACCAGAGGAATTAACTGAAGAAAAATTACAACCAATATTAAAAAGACTGTCATTGGTAGGACAAGAAACACAGAATTCTTCCAAAGGATGGAGTTGGGGTAACTGGGATGTAAATTCTTTAATCAATACAGCTAGTGCAGGAGTTTCTACGTTAACTAGTCATGTATCGCATGGACTTACGCTTTTAGAAGAATCAATTACTATACCCAAGGAATCAACTTTCACTAAGACAGAGGGTCCAGAAGATCGTGCAATCAATG ATGATAATACAGAGCAGTCTGAGGAACTTTCTTCATTTGGATTTGGAAACCTTATGTCAGGCGTATCTTCTATAACAAAATTGGTTGAATCAACTGGAAGCAAAGTTATGACCGGTGGATTAGATACATTGGAAGCCATTGGTAAGAAAACAATGGAAGTTTTACAAGAAGGTGATCCaggtttaaaaagaaaaagggcCTTTTTCATGAACGAAGCGGAAAAACCAATTCTATCGCAAGTTCTTCGAGAAGCTAAAGAAAAAGCCGAGACCATTGAAAAAACGATCGAAGAAAAGCAAAACATGAGAAAAATACACTTTGAAAGCCTTTTCGATGATTATCAAGGCCTTGTTCACTTAGAAGCATTAGAAATGTTATCGAAACAaagtaatattaaaatacaacagTATTTGAACAGTTTAAATATAACTGAATTAAATTCTATTCAAGAAACATTAGCAGAAGTTAAAGAACTATGTGAATTAGATGACAGCGAGGAAAAAGAGGATAGAGtggacgatttaaaatttagaCTAGAAGAAGCTTGTAATGATCTTGGAATTATTATTACATACGAAAAGTTGCATAAT ATCTGCGAAGAATTTGAAGCTTATCTCTCACTGCCTGTAGTACATACTGATCGAGAAATATTTGAACATGCTATTTCTGTTTTGGCGCAATTCACAGCCTTTTCTATGGAAAGATTTCATAAAACTGCAGAATTACTTTTAATTAAAGAACACAGAAGCACCGTCAACGAGGCAGATGCATTAGTTCATTTGACGCATATTCTAACCAGTCAAGTTGGAATACTTGCCAATTCTTATTGTAGTTCTTTACATGCACTTTTAGAAGCTTCAGACAAACCAGACATTATTAAAAGTAATATAACAACAATTTTTATGGAG GCTTCAAATGCAAGTTCATATATTCAAGATGCCTTTAAACTGTTAATTCCTATTATACAAGTTGGTGCTATTTAG